Proteins encoded within one genomic window of Gigantopelta aegis isolate Gae_Host chromosome 2, Gae_host_genome, whole genome shotgun sequence:
- the LOC121378433 gene encoding zinc finger protein 112-like: MENHPPFWKAKLFSPVVLIREKPTYQTVRDEIGLEQRHCNSCNTVCSQFQDLPLDLTKRGKDSAAGMPDHCGPFENYTTSERFNNYLSRTGNPCINYQSVAGFHGSVQEYPLCREQPNVSEDFCIKRTEWECDSTSNQRVTETDPNQTKSRLSSFCLDVQGIDCSKTPYGTYNHRHKLPGNQTNFSSVLPFRNMQWKSDRLSMPNYDSSVLSSKTNCMVKRTGRVKAVEKLKSFGCPYCEVTCSNRGQLLGHIRIHTGERPYTCPEPGCQKSFIRNEELTRHRRIHTGERPYSCANCGKAFTRKDHLNKHIKIHIENNVYFRENIRDGPKYLTKL; encoded by the exons ATGGAAAATCACCCGCCATTTTGGAAAGCCAAGTTGTTTTCTCCAGTCGTATTGATACGAGAGAAACCGACTTACCAAACAGTTCGAGATGAAATCGGTTTGGAACAACGTCACTGCAACTCTTGTAACACAGTTTGCAGTCAGTTTCAAGACTTGCCATTAGATTTAACAAAGAGAGGAAAGGATTCGGCAGCTGGAATGCCAGACCACTGTGGACCGTTTGAAAATTATACCACTTCTGAACGCTTTAACAATTACTTATCAAGAACTGGAAATCCTTGCATAAATTATCAGTCTGTAGCTGGTTTTCACGGCTCCGTTCAGGAATACCCGTTGTGTAGAGAACAACCAAACGTTTCTGAAGATTTTTGCATAAAACGAACAGAATGGGAATGTGACAGTACTTCCAATCAGCGTGTGACGGAAACGGATCCTAACCAAACGAAGTCTcgactttcttctttttgtctTGACGTCCAGGGTATTGATTGTAGTAAAACCCCGTACGGTACTTACAATCATCGTCATAAGTTGCCAGGAAACCAAACGAACTTTTCCAGTGTTTTGCCATTTCGGAATATGCAATGGAAAAGTGATAGACTCTCCATGCCTAATTATGATTCCTCGGTGTTGTCTTCCAAAACAAACTGCATGGTGAAAAGGACGGGGAGAGTCAAGGCTGTTGAGAAACTGAAGAGTTTTGGGTGTCCGTATTGTGAGGTGACCTGCAGTAACAGGGGTCAATTACTGGGTCATATAAGAATACATACAG GCGAACGGCCTTACACGTGCCCAGAACCTGGATGCCAGAAGAGTTTCATTCGTAACGAGGAACTGACACGTCATCGACGGATACACACAGGCGAACGTCCATATTCATGCGCGAATTGCGGCAAAGCATTCACAAGAAAGGACCatttaaacaaacatataaaaatacacatagaGAACAATGTGTATTTTCGAGAAAACATTCGTGATGGCCCGAAATATCTTACCAAGTTGTAA